The Theileria annulata chromosome 3, complete sequence, *** SEQUENCING IN PROGRESS *** genome has a segment encoding these proteins:
- a CDS encoding uncharacterized protein (note;~Tap-24g11.q1c.cand.29 - score = 11.70) produces MIKNYLDIDDILFNSDIQDINNKINKHKKASSASLEEEVTKFINDTCKILEKLLNKELSSNECLIVIKNNFNKIIKCSRQSTVTNHILNNVFNLLYEKFILIIIYICKSNADQQIIQATSNLIYNAISHIYHHLFSLNNKNEASQNNQNRLLIHIWDILLLLIYSKDKRLRTNTCQFLHHFVYNCCIDEIVINSDLYHKHIKHILNLFLTNVSSTSGVGSSGSSGSKDKINLCIILVKLLQSFQASLF; encoded by the exons ATGatcaaaaattatttagataTCGATGacattttattcaattccGATATCCAAgacattaataataaaattaacaaacACAAAAAAGCCTCTTCAGCCAGCCTCGAGGAAGAAGTAACGAAATTCATAAATGATACCTGTAAAATATTGGAAAAACTCCTAAACAAGGAGTTATCCTCAAATGAGTGTTTAATCGTCATAAAAAACAACTTCAACAAGATAATCAAGTGTTCTCGGCAGAGCACAGTCACAAATCACATCCTAAACAACGTATTTAACCTTTTGTATGAGAAGTTCATACTAATTATCATCTACATTTGTAAAAGTAATGCGGATCAGCAAATAATACAGGCGACTTCCaacttaatttacaatGCCATCTCTCACATTTATCATCACCTGTTCTCCCTGAAc AACAAAAATGAAGCCAGCCAAAATAACCAAAATCgattattaatt cATATTTGGgatatattattgttgCTGATATATAGTAAGGATAAAAGGCTGAGGACAAATACATGTCAGTTTCTCCATCATTTTGTATACAACTGCTGTATTGACGAGATTGTAATTAATTCAGACTTGTATCATAAACACATTAAGCACATTTTAAACCTGTTTTTGACCAATGTCAGTTCCACTAGCGGCGTTGGCTCCTCAGGATCCAGCGGTAGTAAGGATAAAATCAACCTATGCATAATACTAGTCAAATTACTCCAGTCATTCCAGGCAAGTTTATTCTAA
- a CDS encoding uncharacterized protein (note;~Tap-24g11.q1c.cand.30 - score = 37.26;~2 probable transmembrane helices predicted for TA05195 by TMHMM2.0 at aa 76-98 and 701-723), translating to MSIFLNIINNTIDKYKSTGNSINSFDVNSNLDTNGEMEVVYAILEIIDIVDLNLLQKIITLLSFNIKLNVTVYKKLYSYLSNIGIFNLLYIFYNFRYLVKPNSANLALQSTGYRELNLEFNKMIMKWVKENGLDQFINYLLSNTLQVNIIVSVLYNFFDHVTQDNEYPELKNQILTNQNILNGENILTNQSILTSENILMYLYGNDQIVNLLMKLEEKLEENSQGFDSYKLYINELNLILLSFNGAELRLFKGNSHLGRLSFSELVTNNPEMLQDVKNLLLKTLTQVNISHVMKCLIDEYVQMNSSGLDFITVVNFGIFTSDNIIYNISILLLQSFDFNITLLLTTLDNLTLTDTSVNELSPVDTTINSKSLDTTINSSKSLDTSLRRGNLYRLIIVYVYFNYNFVNGGDLDMINDIFNNYIINILKEINSSDSGNSKANDKEEELLVNIMVMKCIYVYNIIMNSYNDKVISIYYNILNNNIQMFNNNNVFIYKIEVLLSIIIDLLYNKRDSNQNQEVSIGLPIELKVYRLILNILTYDLRISPYIYNLILNKLLYKLLLVLSIRNDITVNSYKSSDESKRTNVVSSVNDMLKDYFIVIMEMILFDEKLNTNSLSILFTTIFNLYTHNTGNYFCNSGGDSSLGDNSLVNSGIVNSDTDGTTRMLLVDSIKYLISNSLQYYIMNVEPSSVGSFSGIISRLKLLMINCNYGIVYNVTILLIIFVNYKMNVMEIYDIIKWVAKAEFASELGDLYSLLHFYNVNINASKKLSNLLSSVKALVNPKTNSVPNVRHIQTITEKYNMNNDPSPFCRHLFN from the coding sequence ATGAGCATATTtctaaatattatcaataacACTATTGATAAGTACAAGAGCACTGgtaatagtattaattcatttgaCGTTAATTCTAATTTGGATACTAACGGCGAGATGGAAGTCGTATACGCTATTTTGGAAATTATTGACATTGTTGACCTTAACTTGCTACAAAAGATCATAACACTATTGTCATTTAACATTAAGCTAAATGTGACAGTTTACAAAAAGTTATACTCATACTTGAGTAACATTGGCATATTCAACTTGCTgtatattttctataatttTAGGTATTTGGTTAAACCAAATTCAGCTAACTTGGCACTCCAGTCCACAGGGTACAGAGAACTCAACTTGGagtttaataaaatgattatGAAGTGGGTGAAAGAAAATGGACTTGACCagtttattaattatctCCTAAGCAATACTTTACaagttaatataattgtttCTGTCCTGTATAACTTTTTTGATCACGTGACTCAAGACAATGAATATCCAGAATtgaaaaatcaaatattaaccaatcaaaatatattaaatggtgaaaatatattaactaatcaaagtatattaactagtgaaaatatattaatgtatttatatGGAAATGATCAGATTGTGAATTTGTTGATGAAGTTGGAGGAGAAATTGGAAGAAAATTCTCAAGGATTTGACtcttataaattatatatcaaCGAGTTGAACTTGATacttttatcatttaatgGTGCTGAATTGAGATTATTTAAAGGTAATTCTCACCTGGGAAGGCTCAGTTTTTCAGAATTGGTTACCAATAACCCCGAAATGTTACAAGATGTGAAAAACCTTCTACTGAAGACTTTAACTCAAGTTAACATAAGTCATGTTATGAAATGCTTAATTGATGAATATGTACAAATGAACTCATCAGGTcttgattttattactGTTGTTAATTTCGGCATCTTCACTAgtgataatattatatataacattTCCATTCTATTACTTCaatcatttgattttaatattactttattattaacaacACTTGATAATTTGACACTAACAGATACCTCAGTCAATGAATTGTCACCAGTAGATACCACAATTAATTCTAAATCCTTGGATACCACAATTAATAGTTCTAAATCCTTAGATACTTCATTGAGAAGAGGAAATTTGTATAGACTAATTATTGTCtatgtttattttaattataattttgttaatgGAGGTGATTTGGATATGATCAATGACATTTTCAACAATTATATCATCAACATATTGAAGGAAATAAATTCGTCAGATTCCGGTAATAGTAAAGCTAATGATAAGGAGGAAGAATTGTTGGTTAATATAATGGTAATGAAGTGTATTTACGTATACAACATTATCATGAACAGTTACAATGACAAGGTGATTAGTATATACTATAACattttgaataataatatacaaatgtttaataataataatgtgttCATATATAAGATTGAGGTTCTGTTgagtataattattgacttgttatataataaacGAGACTCTAATCAGAATCAGGAAGTCTCCATTGGGTTACCAATTGAATTAAAAGTCTATaggttaattttaaacattttaacTTATGACTTGAGAATTAGTCcgtatatatacaatttaatattaaacaagTTACTATACAAGTTATTATTAGTCTTGTCAATTCGAAATGACATTACTGTCAATTCTTATAAATCTTCAGATGAGAGTAAACGTACAAATGTAGTTTCATCAGTCAATGATATGCTCAAGGATTATTTCATAGTAATTATGGAAATGATACTTTTTGATgagaaattaaatacaaattcattatcaatattatttactacaatcttcaatttatatactcaTAATACTGGTAACTACTTTTGTAACTCAGGTGGTGACAGCTCACTTGGTGACAACTCCCTTGTTAACTCAGGTATTGTCAACTCTGATACTGATGGTACAACAAGAATGTTATTAGTTGATTCAATAAAATATCTAATATCTAATTCattacaatattatattatgaaTGTGGAACCAAGTAGTGTTGGTAGTTTCAGTGGAATCATTTCAAGACTAAAATTACTAATGATCAACTGTAACTATGGGATTGTTTACAACGTGACCATTCTGTTGATTATATTCGTAAATTACAAGATGAATGTGATGGAGATTTATGACATTATCAAGTGGGTTGCAAAGGCTGAGTTTGCCTCTGAACTCGGCGACCTCTACTCACTTTTACACTTTTacaatgttaatattaatgcaagtaaaaaattatcgAATCTTCTATCCAGCGTTAAGGCGCTGGTTAACCCTAAAACCAACTCAGTACCAAATGTAAGACATATACAAACTATAACTGAAAAGTACAACATGAACAATGATCCTTCACCGTTTTGTAGACACCTGTTCaactaa
- a CDS encoding uncharacterized protein (note;~Tap-24g11.q1c.cand.31 - score = 28.53), with protein MFISIFIAHIIIAVNSYHTNPKPCVHYYKLNSILDDNVSLHNDLFKHPEFQLHLPPTSNSLPLFNKHLFTTKPLDSSDSDLNNLIASDSTSVSPDFSDSNPLTHETQLQNESKAAKNETSVFPGEEPSEVLEEHDIMKMLKNKQINEFRHKNTIDQNHMLTFRFERPCDVYVLNYSIIDLDFMEYIYLSCKVLEKLKVFKDDIVKKVLDEVITDFNVPVWLSTPFYYSLARNNDITDFILITYYYIDKFCMNNNSELGSKEIKQHFNKPSDPKGSPDNTIQLMNKLIKDGNPFKIKEYLLNDLYRLNITCHELMNWKQDGTYENLLEKFVDQDLKQLYLTEKEKLRRNIKLYKKVIFNNRISHNTGLVQLINYYTNYFKMPIYIMNTTPFPSDSLKLKLKLFGVKDNTLLNIISDFSCFNKLDKRIPIHYFDNYLPNLMAINDKNDLEYFLIQLLQSFHLINNHFSV; from the exons ATgtttatatcaatttttatcGCGCACATTATAATCGCTGTAAATTCGTACCATACAAATCCCAAACCCTGTgtacattattataaactGAATAGTATACTAGATGACAACGTTAGTCTACACAATGATCTTTTTAAACACCCTGAGTTCCAATTACACCTTCCTCCCACTTCCAATTCATTACCTTTATTCAACAAACATTTATTCACCACCAAACCCCTTGATTCCTCAGATTCTGATCTAAACAACCTAATAGCTTCGGATTCCACATCAGTTTCTCCTGATTTTTCTGATTCTAACCCATTAACTCATGAAACTCAACTTCAAAATGAAAGTAAAGCTGCAAAGAACGAGACTAGTGTTTTTCCAGGGGAAGAACCCAGTGAAGTCTTGGAGGAGCATGACATTATGAAAATGCTTAAGAATAAGCAGATCAATGAATTTCGCCATAAAAACACTATAGACCAAAATCACATGCTAACCTTTAGATTTGAGAGACCCTGCGATGTTTATGTTCTAAACTATTCAATCATAGACTTGGATTTCATGGAATACATCTATTTAAGCTGTAAAGTGCTTGAAAAACTAAAGGTTTTCAAAGATGATATCGTTAAAAAAGTACTTGATGAGGTGATAACAGACTTTAATGTCCCAGTTTGGCTTTCAACTCCCTTTTACTACTCTTTGGCTCGCAACAATGACATCACTGACTTCATTCTCATAACTTATTACTACATAGACAAGTTCTGTATGAATAATAACAGCGAACTTGGTTCAAAGGAAATTAAACAGCATTTTAATAAACCCTCAGACCCTAAAGGGTCTCCTGATAACACTATACAGCTCATGAATAAGCTAATAAAGGATGGGAATCCCTTTAAAATTAAGGAGTACTTACTAAACGACCTCTATAGACTAAATATTACTTGCCATGAACTGATGAATTGGAAACAGGACGGAACTTACGAGAACCTTCTAGAAAAGTTCGTAGATCAAGACCTCAAACAG TTATATTTGACTGAGAAGGAGAAACTGAGGCGGAACATCaaactatataaaaaagtaatttttaataatcgAATTTCTCACAACACTGGCCTAGTCCAATTAATAAACTACTACACCAAT TACTTTAAGATGCCAATTTACATCATGAACACCACCCCTTTCCCCTCAGACAGCTTGAAGTTGAAGCTAAAGCTGTTTGGAGTCAAGGATAACACTCTTTTGAACATCATCAGTGATTTCAGCTGTTTCAATAAGCTGGACAAGCGTATTCCAATCCACTATTTCGACAATTATTTACCCAATCTCATGGCAATTAATGATAAGAACGATTTAGAGTATTTCCTTATCCAGTTACTCCAATCATTTCACCTAATTAATAATCATTTTTCAGTGTAA
- a CDS encoding uncharacterized protein (note;~Tap-24g11.q1c.C.cand.215 - score = 10.74) — translation MLCNECNDENAKYRYKCCLLHFCSLSCYKSHKCNRIESEDKNLDDDKINGLVTENSNLVFDTSAQLNTQLVDDIDPEIKRRLNSDEDLKSYIKDIKELLINVTNSDDPVDVIHKNMSNQQFKHFINHIILNYI, via the coding sequence atgcTATGTAATGAATGTAATGACGAGAATGCCAAATATCGTTATAAATGTTgtttattacatttttgCTCATTAAGTTGTTATAAATCACATAAATGTAATCGAATTGAAAGTGAAGATAAGAATCTTGATGAcgataaaattaatggtTTAGTTACTGAGAATTCTAATTTGGTATTTGATACCTCAGCTCAACTTAATACTCAGTTGGTTGATGATATTGACCCGGAGATTAAAAGAAGATTAAACTCTGACGAGGATTTAAAGTCTTATATAAAGGACATAAAGGAGCTATTGATTAATGTAACCAACTCAGATGACCCAGTTGATGTGATACACAAGAATATGAGTAATCAGCAGTTTAAACACTTTATCAATCACATAATCCTAAACTAcatttaa
- a CDS encoding ADP-ribosylation factor, putative has translation MGLLKVIRKTKLKDKEIRILILGLDNAGKTTILKSINNEDITKIEPTVGFNIKSVKYNEYILNFWDVGGQESIRLFWRNYFENTDALIWVIDSVDTSRLNISKREIMKILKNDNMYKSTVLIFANKQDIKGSLTPKEINQMLELDKVINDRSYMIFGTSAVEGNGILTGIEWLINDINTNKLN, from the exons atggGACTCTTGAAGGTAATTCGTAAGACTAAATTAAAGGATAAAGaaataagaatattaattct gGGATTGGATAACGCAGGTAAAACTACCATCTTAAAgagtataaataatgaagataTTACCAAAATAGAACCAACTGTAggatttaatataaaatcgGTAAAATATAACGA gTATATATTGAATTTCTGGGATGTCGGAGGACAGGAATCCATACGCCTTTTCTGGCGCAATTACTTTGAAAATACCGATGCCTTAATTTGGGTAATTGATTCGGTGGACACTTCTAGACTAAACATATCAAAAAGGGAAATcatgaaaattttaaaaaatgat AATATGTACAAAAGTACTGTTTTAATTTTCGCAAATAAACAGGATATCAAAGGCTCACTTACACCCAAGGAAATCAACCAG ATGTTAGAACTGGATAAGGTAATAAACGACCGCAGTTATATGATCTTCGGAACTAGTGCTGTAGAAGGAAATGGTATTCTAACCGGAATCGAATGgttaattaatgatattaataccaataaacttaattaa
- a CDS encoding uncharacterized protein (note;~Tap-24g11.q1c.C.cand.214 - score = 39.09;~1 probable transmembrane helix predicted for TA05265 by TMHMM2.0 at aa 139-161) yields MLNVYRKCINLWVLYNYHEVIKDKNAGSLKLLLKVRNAKFLKYLYTVIFHCEGSSADPLIQFLLFLIETTDNPTKVIQEPGKSTVYNKRKFEEHNGDHTPRSVSSPIRNKDISAGTDNLINETSDPELSREVDDYEIEAYKVFIDVFLCSLVPILLYTFYYRISINSQSFDSANNEYHVKSMADGTLENDLKINKFTKLSRVKPRTNQCNIFKSFLNEEELLLNGMNSYDNFVDYLKDGGEFPLDSNFDQVKPETKGIEMVLSKLSLLNLRGYNKYKIPSTMCDIYNRLNNSTLKKQLETSLLYCYRLRCNDLYFKSNNVKLLSKIITTNTTSYSFHFKPFDKDDNFTNINLQINDSDLKSETSLENFSFDMNTVTGNLLKLFNHNLNYIYKVMYNNNRTQMTLNHDKYIKFLYRLICSKNELPKIKSTNTFEYIYYFLLKFMILYSSRRTVGLDTSEFSSLDSDLTIENKYNILGYKNLSSDYSIGDCGNIKLLMLVINFNLMKHNAGMVRKFNAEILKMLDEMKFDTSNLNLYYLANCHYKLINYNLYINFNEINYYPLESRKNRDVSLGEKFKLVSTINGNIKLLNKVINKTSTDEVIRNNEKDMEILENLGDDGIQLPLVWKLESNLRISKKYSNIVKIGKKGDDVELTINKYKEILNYKFL; encoded by the exons AtgttaaatgtgtatagaaaatgtataaatttatgggttttgtataattatcatGAGGTAATAAAGGACAAGAACGCCGGCAGCTTGAAGCTGTTGTTGAAGGTGAGGAATGCTAAATTTCTCAAATATCTCTACACAGTGATATTCCACTGTGAAGGAAGTTCTGCTGATCCTCTAATACaatttttgttatttcTAATTGAGACTACAGATAATCCGACCAAGGTTATACAGGAACCTGGCAAATCGACagtttataataaaagaaaattcGAAGAACATAACGGTGACCACACTCCCAGGTCTGTTTCTTCACCGATTAGAAATAAGGATATTAGTGCTGGTACCgataatttaatcaatGAGACTAGTGACCCTGAGTTGTCCAGGGAAGTGGATGATTATGAAATTGAAGCATATAAAGTATTTATTGATGTTTTCCTGTGTTCCCTAGTTCCAATACTTCTATACACCTTCTATTACCGAATTTCCATTAATTCACAATCATTCGACTCGGCTAACAATGAATACCACGTCAAGTCCATGGCTGATGGTACTTTGGAAAATGacttgaaaataaataaatttaccaAGTTATCCCGGGTTAAACCTCGTACTAATCAATGTAacatatttaaatcatttttaaatgaagAAGAGCTGCTATTAAATGGAATGAATAGCTATGATAACTTTGTGGACTATTTAAAGGATGGTGGAGAGTTTCCTTTAGATTCCAATTTCGATCAAGTAAAGCCTGAAACTAAAGGCATAGAAATGgtattatctaaattatctTTGCTGAATTTGAGAGGATATAATAAGTATAAAATTCCCAGTACCATGTGTGATATATACAACAGATTAAATAATTCGACATTAAAAAAACAGTTAGAAACTAGTCTTTTATATTGTTATCGACTCAGATGTAATGACttgtattttaaatctaataacGTTAAGCTATTGAGTAAGATAATCACCACGAACACCACCAGCTATTCCTTCCACTTCAAACCCTTTGATAAAGATGACAATTTTACCAACATCAATTTACAAATCAATGATTCAGATCTTAAATCTGAAACAAGTTTGGAAAACTTTAGTTTCGACATGAACACTGTCACTGGGAATTTACTGAAACTATTCAACCACAATttaaactatatatataaagtaatgtacaataataatagaaCCCAGATGACTTTAAATCATGACAAGtacattaaatttttatacagGCTGATTTGTTCCAAGAATGAACTTCCAAAGATTAAGTCAACCAACACCTTTGagtatatttattatttcctTTTAAAGTTTATGATCTTGTATAGTTCTAGGCGTACAGTTGGACTTGACACCTCTGAATTTAGTTCATTAGATTCTGATCTAACCATTGAAAACAAGTATAACATATTGggatataaaaatttaagttCCGACTATTCTATCGGTGATTGCGGTAATATAAAACTTCTCATGCTAGTTATAAACTTCAACTTAATGAAACACAATGCTGGGATGGTGAGGAAATTCAATGCTGAAATACTGAAAATGCTCGATGAAATGAAATTTGACACCAGTAACTTGAACCTCTATTACCTCGCCAATTGCCATTACAAACTAATAAACTACAA tctgtatattaatttcaatgaAATTAACTATTATCCTTTGGAATCCAGGAAAAACAGGGATGTCAGTTTAGGGGAGAAATTCAAGCTAGTAAGCACGATAAACGGAAACATAAAGCTGTTAAataaagtaataaataaaacaagTACAGATGAAGTGATAAGAAATAATGAAAAGGATATGGAAATATTAGAGAATCTAGGCGATGATGGAATCCAGCTGCCACTGGTGTGGAAATTGGAATCCAACCTTAGAATAAGTAAAAAGTATTcaaatattgtaaaaattGGTAAAAAGGGTGATGACGTTGAGCTGACgattaataaatacaaggaaattttaaactataAATTCTTATAG
- a CDS encoding uncharacterized protein (note;~Tap-24g11.q1c.C.cand.216 - score = 30.30;~11 probable transmembrane helices predicted for TA05135 by TMHMM2.0 at aa 32-51, 66-88, 116-138, 142-164, 185-207, 217-236, 289-311, 326-348, 361-383, 387-409 and 626-648;~GPI-Anchor Signal predicted for TA05135 by DGPI v2.04, no cleavage site predicted): MRKVGECVMEDDKRYTRKRERFKVYTWKYKKTITPIASFVLLVNQIFGYGMDIIPSVVQENGWKRVFLVNLLTCIFISFSSLMLLKAITMIPNNSNFQQRIEYNTLVRYYLSDATFKVISIVHYVGDFCTIIVGIITFSKLIDLMLIKLTGFTVILQLYPEFTVRRIGANLFMYIYETVDVEYKFGIFGITLGYLICCLICVKLASSSLQETTKYHMVSFFVLLVSIGTFTVYNGAQSRFITKSRSKGKKSGNLVNIVSIFVENYNISSILPTWANEMRNDVNPTQIVWISCFFSFFVYLVFGINKAYAVTGSIFDDMINSNRNPLINTCIVLFVMLTIIPDVVFNCISMRYNLRNLGYKKHFFVSSVLPFLFSFLLLNNGLFQGFLSYINLFTLVICNYIIPITLYLISNEEQMMGKWENFERKRSVINRIIKTISLLSMNSSTSLLKSMSNMSLLKTMSRNSLLKSMSKSSLLKSMSGSSLLKSFSNSSIGKSFSSSSIATSIARSLSSNSIANTISKSMSKSMSKSMSKSMSKSMSKNELKEEKKIDYESFKIIRNSKDLYSINHDLFNAVNRPSRVIYTNEISYSFASKGSEENLSSEGKNNKWLFSERIVVFPKCISKYHLIISKSMLTTVVLIVILQPILFMKFNT, encoded by the exons atgagaAAAGTAGGTGAATGTGTG ATGGAGGATGACAAACGTTATACTCGGAAAAGAGAGAGATTTAAAGTTTATACATggaaatataaaaaaacaattaCACCTATCGCATCTTTTGTTCTTTTGGTTAATCAGATTTTCGGATATG GTATGGACATAATTCCATCAGTTGTGCAGGAGAATGGTTGGAAGAGGGTGTTTCTGGTTAACTTGCTCACATGCATTTTTATCTCATTTTCCTCACTCATGTTGCTGAAGGCAATCACGATGATTCCAAACAACAGTAACTTTCAGCAACGTATTGAGTACAACACTTTGGTACGGTACTACTTATCAGATGCCACCTTCAAGGTGATTTCAATAGTTCACTACGTGGGAGATTTTTGTACTATAATTGTCGGGATAATAACCTTCTCCAAGCTTATTGATCTCATGCTTATAAAGTTGACTGGGTTCACagtaattttacagctCTACCCTGAGTTCACTGTCCGCCGAATTGGCGCAAACCTTTTTATGTACATTTACGAAACTGTCGATGTGGAATATAAATTCGGGATCTTTGGAATCACTCTTGGATATCTAATTTGTTGTCTAATTTGTGTCAAATTGGCCTCGAGTTCACTTCAGGAAACTACAAAATATCACATGGTTTCATTTTTCGTCCTTCTGGTATCAATTGGGACCTTCACAGTGTATAATGGAGCTCAGTCTAGGTTCATCACTAAATCCCGATCAAAGGGTAAGAAAAGTGGAAATTTGGTGAACATTGTATCGATTTTTGtggaaaattataatatcaGTAGTATTCTACCCACTTGGGCTAATGAGATGAGGAATGATGTCAATCCTACTCAAATTGTATGGATTTCCTGTTTTTTCTCATTCTTTGTTTATTTGGTATTTGGAATTAACAAGGCTTATGCTGTTACAGGCTCAATATTTGATGACATGATAAATAGCAATAGAAACCCGTTAATTAACACTTGTATAGTATTATTTGTAATGTTGACAATAATTCCTGACGTTGTTTTTAACTGTATTTCAATGAGGTATAATTTGAGGAACCTAGGGTACAAAAAACACTTTTTCGTCTCATCAGTTTTACCTTTTTTGTTTTCATTTCTTTTACTTAATAACGGCTTATTTCAGGGATTCCTCAGCTATATTAACTTGTTCACTCTGGTTATTTGTAATTACATTATTCCCATAACTTTGTACTTGATTTCAAATGAAGAGCAAATGATGGGTAAGTGGGAGAATTTTGAAAGGAAACGGAGTGTAATTAACAGAATTATAAAGACAATTTCACTCCTTTCAATGAATTCAAGTACTTCACTTCTCAAATCCATGTCAAATATGTCATTATTAAAGACAATGTCAAGGAATTCACTTTTAAAGTCAATGTCAAAAAGTTCATTATTGAAATCTATGTCAGGAAGTTCACTACTCaaatcattttcaaatagTTCAATTGGGAAATCTTTCTCTAGTAGTTCAATTGCTACTTCAATTGCTAGATCACTTTCCAGCAACTCCATCGCAAATACAATTTCCAAATCAATGAGCAAATCAATGAGTAAATCTATGAGTAAATCAATGAGTAAATCTATGTCGAAGAATGAACTGAAAGAAGAGAAGAAGATAGATTATGAATCATTTAAGATAATAAGGAATTCTAAAGACTTGTATAGTATAAATCATGACCTTTTTAACGCTGTGAACAGGCCCTCGAGAGTAATTTATACCAATGAAATTAGTTACTCCTTCGCAAGTAAAGGAAGTGAGGAGAATTTGAGCTCAGAAGGTAAAAACAACAAGTGGTTATTTTCAGAGAGAATTGTAGTGTTTCCAAAATGTATCAGCAAGTATCACTTGATAATCTCAAAATCAATGCTAACTACTGTTGTTTTAATAGTTATCCTACAACCTATTCTGTTCATGAAATTCAATACttga